Below is a genomic region from Rhizobium sp. TH2.
ATTCCGCGCTGTTTGGCGCCATGGGTGAATTCCACGAAATCGCCAAGCGTGCCGTAGCGAGGATCGACGTTGTAGTAATCGGAGATGTCATAGCCGTCGTCCCCGGCGGGGCGAGGTCTGGAAAGGCATGAGCCAGATTGCCGTGATGCCCATGCCGCTGAGATAGTCGAGGCGACGCATCAGGCCTTGGAAGTCACCGACACCGTCGCCGTTTGCATCCATGAAGGTCTCGACCGAAAGACAATAGATGACAGCGTTTTTGTACCAGCGGTCATTGATCATTCGCACGCTCCGAGTCGCTCCCACGGCAATCCCGCCCCGGCGACCTTCCCGATCTTCGAGGCGCGCCAGCGGCAGCCGGCGCGCGCGGGATCTGGTCTCAATTTCGTGGAAGTTGGCAAAGTCGGAGGGCAGCATTGCCGCCCTCCCCGGGGAGCCGGTTCCGTCAGTCGATGATCTTCACGACCTTACGGGTCTTGGGCTCGACGATGACGCGGCGCTTGTTAACGACTGCATAGCCGAAGTCGTCGTGATCCTTGACATTCTTGATCATGACTTTGTCGGGCAGGGCGTCACCGATCACGACATCCTTTTCCACCACAACATCGTCATCCATAGGCTGTTCGGTCACCCAGGTCGTGACGGGATCGGGCACGACGACGACATCCTGAGCGAAAGCTGGAACAGCGAGAGCCATCGACAGCGCGGCACCGGCTACTAAGCTTTTCATTTGTGTTCTCCTTGCAGATCTTGCGGAACGAGCCGCTATTGGCGTGGTGCCAGCCGCAAACGATTGCAGGGTGTCTTTGTTCCGGTTCTCGTTCTATTTACGATTTTCCGCCGTCTTCAGCCGGTCTTTCCCGCAACGGCAGCTGCAAAAACATGACACTCGCGTTCCAATTTCGGTTTGTTAAAGAGCGGCATCGAACGTGAAGGAACAATGGGTGCCGGGGTAAGGTTGCCTCGGAAACCCATGGAGGCTCTCATGCCGAAAG
It encodes:
- a CDS encoding DUF1236 domain-containing protein, producing the protein MKSLVAGAALSMALAVPAFAQDVVVVPDPVTTWVTEQPMDDDVVVEKDVVIGDALPDKVMIKNVKDHDDFGYAVVNKRRVIVEPKTRKVVKIID